In the genome of Streptomyces sp. V2I9, one region contains:
- a CDS encoding ATP-binding protein, producing the protein MTGMSGKRATTAESAECAECGAKGGAKGGGNKKARPARRGFGLTANGYGCLSRQFPSTPRGARLARRTVVRQLDQWGFGPLSDASCSVALVVAELAANAVCHGRLRGRNFHLRVDYEGPASRFRIEVSDAVLGRVPEQPALPEDDQESGRGLFLVESVATRWGWESRNPIGKTVWAEVAAALPGATA; encoded by the coding sequence ATGACCGGCATGAGCGGCAAGAGGGCGACCACGGCGGAGAGCGCGGAGTGCGCGGAGTGCGGGGCGAAGGGCGGGGCGAAGGGCGGAGGGAACAAGAAGGCCCGGCCCGCCCGGCGCGGCTTCGGGCTGACCGCCAACGGATACGGGTGCCTGTCGCGGCAGTTCCCCTCGACGCCACGGGGAGCGCGGCTCGCCCGCCGTACGGTGGTCCGGCAGCTCGACCAGTGGGGGTTCGGCCCCCTGTCGGACGCGTCGTGCTCGGTGGCCCTGGTGGTGGCGGAGCTGGCCGCGAACGCGGTGTGTCACGGCCGGCTGCGGGGCCGGAACTTCCACCTGCGGGTGGACTACGAGGGCCCCGCGAGCCGTTTCCGCATCGAGGTCTCGGACGCCGTGCTCGGCCGGGTCCCCGAGCAGCCGGCGCTGCCCGAGGACGACCAGGAGTCGGGGCGCGGCCTCTTCCTGGTGGAGAGCGTGGCGACGCGGTGGGGGTGGGAGTCCAGGAACCCGATCGGGAAGACGGTGTGGGCGGAGGTGGCGGCCGCCCTGCCCGGTGCTACGGCGTGA
- a CDS encoding helix-turn-helix transcriptional regulator: protein MAKAIDPQSSMAALFGSRLRKLRIAAGLTQTEVGVLAHVVGSRIAQLERATGAKPTLELTRVLDRELVADELLIDLWPYVHREAFPDWSQAFIAYSARAKVIRQYSSHAVPGLLQTPEYARVLLSMGHSLRDAEHLEERVAARLDRQVRLTGPDRPELWVVLDEAVLRRPVGGAAVMRGQLEKLLRMAEEPNITVQVLPFDQGAHGALAGSLSVLVMPDGAEIAYTEGAHHGQLTEEPEEVEQFALTYHHLTAMALPPLMSLDLIRSVLEADYRAASIPSRSDRRRLAQQQLQQRGGRRLRAGGGRIPRRRPRP, encoded by the coding sequence ATGGCCAAAGCAATTGACCCGCAGTCCTCCATGGCTGCCCTCTTCGGATCACGTCTGCGCAAGCTGCGCATCGCGGCCGGACTCACCCAGACCGAAGTGGGCGTGCTCGCCCACGTGGTGGGCAGCCGGATCGCCCAGCTCGAACGCGCGACCGGCGCGAAGCCCACGCTGGAGCTGACCCGTGTCCTGGACCGGGAGTTGGTGGCGGACGAGTTACTGATCGACCTCTGGCCGTACGTGCACCGGGAGGCGTTCCCGGACTGGTCGCAGGCGTTCATCGCGTACTCCGCCCGCGCGAAGGTGATCCGCCAGTACTCCTCGCACGCCGTGCCCGGCCTGTTGCAGACGCCCGAGTACGCACGGGTCCTGCTGAGCATGGGCCACTCCCTGCGGGACGCCGAGCACCTGGAGGAGCGCGTCGCGGCCCGGCTCGACCGCCAGGTGCGGCTCACCGGCCCGGACCGGCCGGAGCTGTGGGTCGTCCTCGACGAGGCCGTGCTCCGGCGGCCGGTCGGCGGAGCTGCGGTGATGCGCGGCCAGTTGGAGAAGCTGCTCAGGATGGCGGAGGAGCCCAACATCACCGTTCAGGTGCTGCCGTTCGACCAGGGCGCGCACGGCGCGCTGGCCGGCTCCCTCTCCGTGCTGGTGATGCCGGACGGCGCCGAGATCGCCTACACGGAAGGAGCCCACCACGGCCAGTTGACCGAGGAGCCGGAGGAGGTCGAACAGTTCGCCCTGACCTACCATCACCTCACGGCGATGGCGCTGCCACCGCTGATGTCGCTCGATCTGATCCGATCCGTGCTGGAGGCCGATTACCGTGCAGCGAGTATCCCGTCACGATCTGACCGCCGCCGCCTGGCGCAGCAGCAGCTACAGCAACGAGGAGGGCGGCGACTGCGTGCAGGTGGCGGACGGATTCCCCGGCGTCGTCCCCGTCCGTGA
- a CDS encoding DUF397 domain-containing protein — translation MADGFPGVVPVRDSKNPHGPALVLTSTAWTAFIAGTVVR, via the coding sequence GTGGCGGACGGATTCCCCGGCGTCGTCCCCGTCCGTGACAGCAAGAACCCCCACGGCCCCGCCCTCGTCCTGACCAGCACCGCCTGGACCGCCTTCATCGCGGGCACCGTCGTTCGCTGA
- a CDS encoding ATP-binding protein, with translation MNAPKAAMAPLVATLSVTAVAGAVAVALAPSGARGWAVMVVLTAWVVLAVTLAAAHSGTRRAQRAATARSEEAERLKSSLSALETDTAHTADVALPALIQLVRGGVKATDALGRIPLPRVPRHRKLLHALATTVEEQERQTAALRTDSTRVHDEMGAENARLREELHALTSEVERFTRDTLPTAVARLREGESGATVQAEVYLPEQPLLRASVEAVLRELALSERRALAAQTASAKALSRVQAKSVSMLADLRSMQERHGEEVFGDLLKLDHSTSQLGLMTDRLALLMGGRPSRAWNRPIVMESILRGAVGRIAAYQRVRLHCSSTVSIAGFAAEGVMHLLAELMDNAANFSPPIDEVHVYVEERGTGVVVTIEDSGLKMAEAAMRRAADSVAGRMTDLGTLQGTRLGLAVVGRLALKHRISVNYRPSSRGGTGVVVLLPRHLIAQEARDSHPAPSLREATATAGAAPTAPSPVPTPAPVSDPAPTPALPDASGVAGSAAATPALPDAAPPPASYPSRTPAHGVDPGPARTPGQGLHQRAARGPAPVPVGPPSVTPPSVPPPSPVPADDRLVFRPREAERPAAPRPAAASTPGGLPVRTPGRTMGEAERERGRHRGAPAPTTPADLRGDTPRATPPRSAGEQFGAFHRARRPGSAGGEPENRVTRPGGGTTRPSGEPEGDGGPDARPLSRPDAGTVTPPPSAP, from the coding sequence ATGAACGCGCCGAAAGCGGCGATGGCACCCCTTGTGGCCACGCTGTCCGTGACCGCCGTCGCCGGAGCCGTGGCCGTGGCCCTGGCACCGTCCGGGGCGCGCGGCTGGGCGGTCATGGTGGTGCTCACCGCCTGGGTGGTCCTGGCCGTCACGCTCGCCGCCGCCCACTCCGGCACCCGTCGGGCCCAGCGCGCCGCCACGGCCCGGTCCGAGGAGGCCGAGCGGCTCAAGTCGTCGCTGTCCGCGCTCGAAACGGACACCGCGCACACCGCCGACGTGGCGCTGCCCGCCCTGATCCAGCTGGTACGCGGCGGAGTGAAGGCCACCGACGCGCTCGGCCGGATCCCGCTGCCGCGCGTCCCCCGGCACCGCAAACTCCTGCACGCCCTCGCGACGACCGTCGAGGAGCAGGAGCGGCAGACCGCCGCGCTGCGCACCGACAGCACGCGGGTCCACGACGAGATGGGCGCGGAGAACGCGCGGCTCCGCGAGGAACTGCACGCGCTGACCTCCGAGGTGGAGCGGTTCACCCGCGACACGCTGCCGACCGCCGTCGCCCGGCTCCGCGAGGGCGAGTCCGGCGCCACGGTGCAGGCCGAGGTGTACCTGCCGGAGCAACCGCTGCTGCGCGCGTCCGTCGAGGCCGTGCTCCGGGAGCTCGCGCTCAGCGAACGCCGTGCCCTCGCGGCGCAGACCGCGTCGGCCAAGGCGCTCAGCCGCGTCCAGGCCAAATCCGTCAGCATGCTCGCCGATCTGCGCAGCATGCAGGAACGTCACGGCGAAGAGGTGTTCGGGGACCTGCTGAAGCTGGACCACAGCACCTCGCAGCTCGGGCTGATGACCGACCGGCTGGCGCTGCTGATGGGCGGACGCCCCAGCCGCGCCTGGAACCGGCCGATCGTGATGGAGAGCATCCTGCGCGGTGCGGTCGGCCGTATCGCCGCCTATCAGCGGGTACGGCTGCACTGCTCGTCCACCGTCTCCATCGCCGGCTTCGCCGCCGAAGGCGTGATGCACCTGCTCGCCGAACTCATGGACAACGCCGCGAACTTCTCGCCGCCCATCGACGAGGTGCACGTCTACGTCGAGGAGCGCGGCACCGGAGTCGTCGTCACCATCGAGGACAGCGGGCTCAAGATGGCCGAAGCGGCGATGCGCCGCGCGGCGGACTCGGTCGCCGGGCGGATGACCGACCTCGGGACCCTCCAGGGCACGCGGCTCGGCCTCGCCGTGGTGGGACGGCTCGCACTCAAGCACCGCATCAGCGTCAACTACCGGCCGTCCTCGCGGGGCGGCACCGGCGTGGTCGTCCTGCTGCCCAGGCACCTGATCGCCCAGGAGGCCCGCGACAGCCACCCGGCCCCGAGCCTCCGGGAAGCCACCGCCACCGCGGGCGCGGCCCCCACCGCGCCATCGCCGGTGCCCACGCCCGCGCCGGTCTCCGATCCCGCGCCCACGCCCGCGCTGCCGGATGCCTCCGGCGTCGCGGGCTCCGCGGCCGCGACGCCTGCCCTGCCGGACGCCGCGCCCCCGCCGGCCTCGTACCCCTCGCGTACGCCCGCCCACGGGGTCGATCCGGGACCGGCCCGGACGCCCGGCCAGGGGCTCCACCAGCGAGCCGCCCGGGGCCCGGCCCCCGTACCCGTCGGCCCGCCGTCCGTCACCCCGCCCTCCGTTCCGCCGCCGTCCCCCGTGCCCGCCGACGACCGGCTGGTGTTCCGCCCGCGTGAGGCAGAGCGGCCGGCGGCTCCCCGTCCGGCGGCGGCCTCCACCCCCGGCGGTCTGCCCGTCCGCACGCCCGGCCGCACCATGGGCGAGGCCGAGCGTGAACGCGGCCGCCATCGGGGAGCACCCGCACCCACCACCCCGGCGGACCTGCGGGGCGACACACCGCGGGCCACCCCTCCCCGCAGCGCGGGCGAGCAGTTCGGGGCCTTCCACCGGGCCCGGCGGCCCGGCAGCGCCGGTGGAGAGCCGGAAAACCGGGTCACCCGCCCCGGCGGCGGTACCACCCGGCCCTCCGGCGAGCCGGAGGGCGACGGGGGGCCGGACGCCCGGCCCCTCAGCCGTCCGGATGCCGGGACCGTCACGCCGCCTCCCTCCGCGCCGTAG
- a CDS encoding DUF742 domain-containing protein has translation MTRPPVDTGSPDRLYTVTGGRSRAADSFDLVTLVVSECRPTTGMQSEHARILHLCTHPTAVVEIAAELALPVTVVRILLDDLHVMGRITARHPRAAVSVSDLPDSELLMEVLHGLRKL, from the coding sequence GTGACCCGTCCGCCCGTCGACACCGGGTCCCCCGACCGGCTCTACACGGTCACCGGCGGACGCAGCCGCGCCGCGGACTCCTTCGACCTGGTCACCCTCGTGGTCAGCGAGTGCCGGCCCACCACCGGCATGCAGTCCGAGCACGCGCGGATCCTCCACCTGTGCACCCACCCGACCGCCGTCGTCGAGATCGCCGCCGAACTCGCCCTCCCCGTCACCGTGGTGCGCATCCTTCTCGACGACCTCCACGTCATGGGCCGGATCACCGCCCGCCACCCGCGCGCGGCCGTCTCCGTCTCCGACCTCCCCGACTCCGAACTGCTGATGGAGGTGCTCCATGGTCTCCGGAAGCTGTGA
- a CDS encoding ATP/GTP-binding protein, producing the protein MVSGSCELPARRTPLAAAAETGLKIVVVGGFGVGKTTLVRSVSEIRPLNTEEVMTQAGVGVDETNGVDAKTTTTVAFDFGRISLNERIVLYLFGAPGQERFWFLWDRLFSGTLGAVVLVDTRRMDDSWYAIDRLEHHGTPFVVAVNRFDDDGHHSLDEIRQALALPEHVPMVDCDARVRKSSKNVLITLVDHLRTMAIARETTP; encoded by the coding sequence ATGGTCTCCGGAAGCTGTGAACTGCCGGCCCGGCGCACACCGCTGGCCGCCGCGGCCGAGACCGGCCTGAAGATAGTCGTCGTCGGAGGGTTCGGCGTCGGCAAGACGACACTCGTCCGCTCGGTGAGCGAGATCCGGCCGCTGAACACCGAGGAGGTCATGACCCAGGCGGGCGTCGGCGTCGACGAGACGAACGGCGTCGACGCCAAGACGACCACCACGGTCGCCTTCGACTTCGGCCGCATCAGCCTCAACGAGCGGATCGTGCTGTACCTGTTCGGCGCGCCGGGCCAGGAACGGTTCTGGTTCCTGTGGGACCGCCTGTTCTCCGGCACCCTCGGCGCGGTCGTCCTCGTGGACACCCGCCGGATGGACGACTCCTGGTACGCGATCGACCGGCTGGAGCACCACGGCACCCCGTTCGTGGTGGCGGTCAACCGCTTCGACGACGACGGCCACCACTCCCTCGACGAGATCCGTCAGGCCCTGGCGCTGCCCGAGCACGTCCCGATGGTCGACTGCGACGCACGGGTCCGGAAGTCCAGCAAGAACGTACTGATCACGCTCGTCGACCATCTGCGCACGATGGCCATCGCACGGGAGACGACCCCATGA
- a CDS encoding cytochrome P450 — MSTSDFPYDVAVGPSFDPNDASAAPAAPAPAAASGCPVGGGSGAVRLAGASYQRTPTELYRSLRREHGPVAPILLDGDVPAWLVLGYSELSYVTTHDELFARDSRRWNQWDSIPPDWPLMPFVGYQPSVLFTEGDEHRRRAGVITEALEGVDQFELARDCRRIADRLIAGFSGSGRTELMRDYVHALPMRAVVQMCGMPVSGEDTQRLVDDLRISLDAGEGDDPVAAYGRVGERLRRLVEDKRAAPGPDVTSRMVTHEAGLTDEEIVQDLISVIAAAQQPTANWICNTLRLLLTDERFAVNVSGGRLSVGEALNEVLWLDTPTQNFIGRWAVRDTQLGGRHIRAGDCLVLGLAAANTDPEIWPESYVGAENSAHLSFSGGEHRCPYPAPLLADVMARTAVETLLEHLPDLMLAVEPEELSWRPSIWMRGLSELPVRFSPVAQ; from the coding sequence ATGAGCACCTCCGACTTCCCCTACGACGTCGCCGTCGGCCCGTCCTTCGACCCGAACGACGCCTCGGCTGCTCCTGCGGCCCCCGCGCCCGCCGCCGCCTCCGGCTGCCCGGTCGGCGGCGGTTCCGGTGCGGTACGCCTCGCCGGGGCCTCGTACCAGCGGACGCCCACCGAGCTCTACCGGTCGCTGCGGCGGGAGCACGGCCCGGTGGCGCCGATCCTGCTGGACGGGGACGTGCCGGCCTGGCTGGTGCTCGGCTACTCCGAACTGTCCTACGTCACCACGCACGACGAGCTGTTCGCACGGGACTCGCGCCGCTGGAACCAGTGGGACAGCATTCCGCCGGACTGGCCGCTGATGCCGTTCGTCGGGTACCAGCCATCGGTCCTGTTCACCGAGGGCGACGAGCACCGCCGCCGGGCCGGGGTCATCACCGAGGCCCTGGAGGGCGTGGACCAGTTCGAGCTGGCGCGCGACTGCCGGCGGATCGCGGACCGGCTGATCGCGGGCTTCTCCGGCAGCGGCCGGACGGAGCTGATGCGCGACTACGTCCACGCCCTGCCGATGCGGGCCGTGGTCCAGATGTGCGGCATGCCGGTGTCGGGCGAGGACACCCAGAGGCTGGTGGACGATCTGCGGATCTCCCTGGACGCCGGCGAGGGGGACGACCCGGTGGCCGCGTACGGGCGGGTCGGGGAGCGGCTGCGCCGGCTGGTCGAGGACAAGAGGGCGGCCCCCGGACCGGACGTCACCTCGCGGATGGTGACGCACGAGGCGGGCCTCACGGACGAGGAGATCGTCCAGGACCTGATCTCGGTGATCGCCGCCGCCCAGCAGCCCACCGCCAACTGGATCTGCAACACGCTGCGGCTGCTCCTGACGGACGAGCGCTTCGCGGTGAACGTCTCCGGCGGCCGGCTCAGCGTCGGCGAGGCGCTCAACGAGGTGCTGTGGCTGGACACCCCGACGCAGAACTTCATCGGCCGCTGGGCCGTACGGGACACCCAGCTCGGCGGACGGCACATCCGGGCCGGCGACTGCCTGGTCCTGGGCCTCGCGGCGGCCAACACCGACCCGGAGATCTGGCCGGAGTCGTACGTCGGGGCCGAGAACTCCGCCCACCTGTCGTTCAGCGGCGGCGAACACCGCTGCCCCTACCCCGCGCCGCTGCTGGCCGACGTGATGGCCCGTACGGCGGTGGAGACGCTGCTGGAGCACCTGCCGGACCTGATGCTGGCGGTCGAGCCCGAGGAGCTGTCCTGGCGGCCGTCGATCTGGATGCGCGGGCTCTCCGAACTGCCGGTCCGGTTCAGCCCGGTGGCGCAGTAG
- a CDS encoding cytochrome P450, producing the protein MRQDAPLLWHEATRSYLVSRYEDVERVFKDKAGEFTTENYDWQIEPVHGRTILQLSGREHAVRRALVAPAFRGGDLRDTFLPVIERNSRELIDGFRHSGSVDLVADYATRFPVNVIADMLGLDKSDYERFHGWYTAVIAFLGNLSGDQDVARAGERTRVEFAEYMLPIIRERREKPGDDLLSRLCTAEVDGVRMSDEDVKAFCSLLLAAGGETTDKAIAGIFANLLKHPEQLEAVRADRSLIARAFAETLRHTPPVHMIMRQSASEVELSGGTIPAGATVTCLIGSANRDEERYRDPDTFDIFREDLSATNAFSAAADHLAFALGRHFCVGALLARAEVETGVGQLLDAMPDLRLADGFVPVEHGVFTRGPQSLPVRFTPVSG; encoded by the coding sequence ATGCGGCAGGACGCACCGCTCCTGTGGCACGAGGCCACCAGGAGTTACCTCGTCTCGCGTTACGAGGACGTCGAACGCGTCTTCAAGGACAAAGCCGGTGAATTCACCACCGAGAACTACGACTGGCAGATCGAGCCCGTGCACGGGCGGACGATTCTCCAGCTCAGCGGGCGCGAGCACGCCGTACGCCGGGCTCTGGTCGCTCCCGCCTTCCGCGGTGGCGACCTGCGGGACACGTTCTTACCGGTCATCGAGCGCAATTCGCGTGAATTGATCGACGGGTTCCGGCACTCCGGTTCCGTCGACCTGGTCGCCGACTACGCCACCCGTTTTCCCGTGAACGTCATTGCGGACATGCTGGGGCTGGACAAGTCCGACTACGAGCGATTTCACGGCTGGTACACGGCTGTCATCGCATTTCTCGGTAATCTCTCCGGCGATCAGGACGTGGCGCGGGCGGGTGAACGTACGCGCGTCGAGTTCGCCGAGTACATGCTGCCGATCATCCGCGAGCGGCGCGAGAAGCCCGGCGACGACCTTCTGTCGAGGCTGTGCACCGCGGAGGTCGACGGTGTCCGGATGAGCGACGAGGACGTCAAGGCGTTCTGCAGCCTGCTGCTGGCCGCCGGTGGGGAGACCACCGACAAGGCCATCGCCGGGATCTTCGCCAATCTGCTGAAGCACCCCGAGCAGTTGGAGGCGGTCCGCGCCGACCGGAGCCTGATCGCCCGCGCCTTCGCCGAGACCCTGCGCCACACGCCGCCGGTGCACATGATCATGCGGCAGTCGGCGTCGGAGGTGGAGCTGAGCGGCGGCACGATACCGGCGGGAGCCACGGTGACCTGCCTGATCGGCTCCGCCAACCGTGACGAGGAGCGCTACCGGGACCCCGACACGTTCGACATCTTCCGCGAGGACCTGTCCGCCACGAACGCCTTCTCGGCGGCGGCCGACCACCTCGCCTTCGCGCTCGGCCGGCACTTCTGCGTGGGTGCTCTGCTGGCCAGGGCCGAAGTGGAGACCGGCGTCGGCCAGTTGCTGGACGCCATGCCGGATCTCCGGTTGGCCGACGGGTTCGTCCCGGTCGAACACGGTGTCTTCACCCGCGGGCCGCAGAGCCTGCCGGTCCGGTTCACGCCGGTCTCCGGCTGA
- a CDS encoding cellulose-binding protein translates to MSAGPVSAYDVVGLRGRGYRPDQVDRATVTLTAERDRALAEVARLTDRVEELAAEAARLAETVAALPVQDYAELGARAQRILALAEEEAHALESEAVAAGRTMRDEAEAAGRAAGDAAREAADAVRAAAELAAAERVAAAVEEAQGLVAAARQDAEEARSVAAAVMAQTRDRTAGELAQQEREHRERRKAAEEAMAAAEAELEARHAELTGRAEALLAEAGRELAATQEAARHGQEDAEARAAELLAGARVREERVVRETERVLREHEEGRDEVQAHMAHVRSSLAALTGRVTSSAEEPEEEPAEEPEEPAEEPGQRARRAEG, encoded by the coding sequence ATGAGTGCTGGTCCGGTGTCCGCGTACGACGTCGTCGGGTTGCGGGGGCGTGGTTACCGTCCGGACCAGGTGGACCGGGCGACGGTCACCCTGACGGCCGAACGGGACCGGGCGCTCGCCGAGGTCGCGCGGCTGACGGACCGGGTGGAGGAGCTGGCCGCCGAGGCGGCCCGGCTGGCGGAGACCGTCGCTGCGCTGCCCGTCCAGGACTACGCGGAGCTGGGGGCGCGGGCGCAGCGGATTCTGGCCCTGGCCGAGGAGGAGGCGCACGCGCTGGAGTCCGAGGCGGTGGCGGCGGGCCGGACGATGCGGGACGAGGCCGAGGCGGCGGGCCGGGCGGCCGGGGACGCGGCGCGCGAGGCGGCCGACGCGGTGCGCGCGGCGGCGGAGCTGGCGGCGGCGGAGCGGGTGGCCGCGGCGGTCGAGGAGGCGCAGGGCCTGGTGGCGGCGGCCCGGCAGGACGCCGAGGAGGCGCGGTCGGTGGCGGCCGCGGTGATGGCGCAGACCCGTGACCGTACGGCGGGTGAGCTGGCCCAGCAGGAGCGGGAGCACCGGGAGCGCCGCAAGGCGGCCGAGGAGGCGATGGCGGCCGCGGAGGCGGAGCTGGAGGCGCGGCACGCGGAGCTGACCGGGCGGGCCGAGGCGCTGCTCGCGGAGGCGGGCCGGGAGCTCGCCGCCACCCAGGAGGCGGCCCGGCACGGCCAGGAGGACGCGGAGGCGCGGGCGGCGGAGCTGCTGGCCGGGGCGCGGGTCCGCGAGGAGCGGGTGGTCCGGGAGACGGAGCGCGTCCTGCGGGAGCACGAGGAGGGCCGCGACGAGGTCCAGGCCCATATGGCGCATGTGCGCAGCTCGCTGGCGGCGCTGACGGGGCGGGTGACGTCGTCGGCGGAGGAACCGGAGGAGGAGCCGGCGGAGGAACCGGAGGAACCGGCGGAGGAACCGGGGCAGCGGGCGCGGCGGGCTGAGGGCTGA